One region of Paenibacillus antri genomic DNA includes:
- a CDS encoding glycine betaine uptake BCCT transporter, with amino-acid sequence MRQVTKVFWIALAVCLVFVGWGAAFPDRLSGVMTDLQSFFLESFGWFYQLCATLFLLFAVFLVFSRYGKIKLGQPEDVPDFNRLTWFALLFSAGMGIGLLFFGVSEPISHFANPPLGEAKTDEAAKIALRYTFLHWGFHAWAIYATIALALAYFKFRKGYPGLMSAALIPLFGDRTKGVAGTTIDTIAVFATIFGVAASLGLGAAQINGGLSYLTGIPNHFGIQIVIIAIVTVLFLLSAGTGLKRGITYLSNINMGLATILFFAVLFVGPTLFLLNLYITTLGEYIQNLPSMGLRLAPFNPERAAWVQSWTIFYWAWWIAWAPFVGTFIARVSKGRTVREFVVAVTVIPTLVCTVWFAVFGGTALDLEYRLGVPISDRTLETAIFAVYEQLPLRGILVVVTLLLIATFFITSADSATFVLGMQTTNGSLEPPTSVKTIWGLLLSASAIVLMMSGGLEAMQTAIIVAAFPLAFVLILMVVSMLKSFNGELRPASGSGRGAAPFEEREGGRLSFPGRKEKAK; translated from the coding sequence ATGCGACAGGTAACGAAGGTGTTTTGGATCGCCTTGGCGGTATGCCTTGTGTTCGTGGGGTGGGGCGCGGCGTTTCCGGACCGATTGTCAGGCGTGATGACCGACCTGCAGTCGTTCTTTCTGGAATCGTTCGGTTGGTTTTACCAATTGTGCGCTACGTTATTTTTACTGTTCGCCGTGTTTTTGGTATTCAGCCGGTACGGGAAGATTAAGCTCGGCCAACCGGAGGACGTGCCCGACTTCAATCGATTGACGTGGTTCGCGCTGTTGTTCAGCGCGGGCATGGGCATCGGGCTGCTCTTCTTCGGGGTGTCCGAGCCGATCTCCCACTTCGCCAATCCGCCGCTCGGCGAGGCGAAGACCGACGAAGCGGCGAAGATCGCGCTGCGATACACGTTTCTTCACTGGGGCTTTCACGCCTGGGCGATCTATGCGACGATCGCGCTCGCGCTCGCGTACTTTAAGTTTCGCAAGGGGTATCCGGGACTCATGAGCGCGGCGCTTATTCCGTTGTTCGGCGATCGAACCAAAGGCGTGGCCGGGACGACCATCGATACGATCGCCGTCTTCGCGACGATCTTCGGCGTAGCCGCGTCGCTCGGGCTGGGGGCCGCGCAAATTAACGGAGGCCTCAGTTATTTGACGGGGATTCCGAACCACTTCGGCATTCAGATCGTTATTATCGCCATCGTGACCGTGCTGTTCCTTCTCTCGGCGGGGACGGGACTCAAGCGGGGCATCACGTACCTAAGCAATATCAATATGGGGCTGGCGACGATTTTGTTTTTCGCGGTGCTGTTCGTAGGTCCTACGTTGTTTTTGCTAAATCTGTATATCACGACGCTCGGCGAATACATTCAGAATTTGCCCAGCATGGGGCTGCGTCTGGCGCCGTTCAACCCCGAGCGCGCGGCTTGGGTGCAAAGCTGGACGATCTTCTACTGGGCGTGGTGGATCGCTTGGGCGCCGTTCGTCGGCACGTTCATCGCCCGCGTATCGAAGGGAAGAACGGTCCGGGAGTTCGTCGTCGCGGTGACCGTCATTCCGACGCTCGTCTGTACGGTCTGGTTCGCCGTCTTCGGCGGCACCGCGCTCGATTTGGAATACCGGCTCGGGGTGCCGATCTCGGACCGAACGCTGGAGACGGCCATCTTCGCGGTATACGAGCAGCTTCCGCTGCGAGGCATCTTAGTGGTCGTCACGTTACTCTTGATCGCGACGTTCTTTATTACGTCCGCCGATTCCGCCACCTTCGTGCTCGGGATGCAGACGACGAACGGCAGTCTCGAACCGCCGACCAGCGTCAAGACGATCTGGGGGCTCCTGCTCTCCGCTTCCGCGATCGTGCTTATGATGTCCGGGGGGCTCGAGGCGATGCAAACCGCGATCATCGTGGCCGCCTTCCCTTTAGCGTTCGTACTCATTCTCATGGTGGTCTCTATGCTGAAGTCGTTCAACGGCGAGCTTCGTCCCGCCTCCGGCTCGGGCCGGGGGGCGGCGCCGTTCGAGGAGCGCGAGGGCGGCAGGCTCTCTTTCCCCGGCCGTAAGGAGAAGGCGAAATAA
- a CDS encoding GbsR/MarR family transcriptional regulator, which produces MNKLQSLSNEHIAKIQSIRQRVIETIGSNMDLYGITLSIGHMYGHMYFQNEPVTLDEMGDVMGMSKTSMSTGMRTLIDLKMVHKVWGKGSRKDLYVVEHDWHQTFIDYFSVEWRKSIEMNISAINKALVEVRKLRREAEETQDGALSDVLDHDEKKLDEARKYYLWLGRLIDAFESGAIFELVPKEE; this is translated from the coding sequence ATGAATAAACTGCAAAGTCTATCGAACGAGCATATCGCTAAGATTCAGTCCATCCGCCAGCGCGTCATCGAGACGATCGGCAGCAATATGGACTTATATGGGATTACCTTGTCTATCGGGCATATGTACGGGCATATGTATTTTCAGAACGAACCGGTAACCCTCGACGAGATGGGCGACGTCATGGGCATGAGCAAGACGAGCATGAGTACGGGCATGCGTACGTTAATCGATCTCAAGATGGTCCACAAGGTATGGGGGAAGGGATCGCGGAAGGATTTATACGTCGTGGAGCACGATTGGCACCAGACGTTCATCGACTACTTCTCCGTGGAGTGGCGCAAGTCGATCGAGATGAACATCTCGGCGATCAACAAGGCGCTGGTCGAGGTCCGCAAGCTCCGCCGCGAAGCGGAGGAGACGCAAGACGGCGCGCTCTCAGACGTGTTGGATCACGACGAGAAGAAGCTGGACGAGGCGCGAAAATATTACCTATGGCTGGGCCGGTTGATCGACGCCTTCGAGTCCGGCGCTATTTTCGAGCTCGTGCCGAAAGAGGAATAA
- the proV gene encoding glycine betaine/L-proline ABC transporter ATP-binding protein ProV — translation MPIIEAKQVTKIFGNDPKRALPLLKQGWSKEKILAETELTVGVNRVDFSIEPGEIFVIMGLSGSGKSTLVRLLNRLIEPTDGQVLIDGKDIVKADAEQLREIRRKQISMVFQKFALFPHRTVLENVEYGLEVQGEPKKQRREKAMQALELVGLSGWEHKKPDELSGGMQQRVGLARGLANDPDVLLMDEAFSALDPLIRKDMQDELLQLQAQMKKTIVFITHDLDEALRIGDRIALMKDGAVVQIGTPEQILTNPANDYVERFVEDVDLSKVLTAAHVMRRPETVSPDRGPRVALQLMKERGVSSLYVVNNERNLLGVVTADDASSAVKDGKTLHDIMIKDVPEVRPDTVLNDLFQIMSDTRVPVAVVDEQNKLRGIIIRGSVLGALAGNQNVGGG, via the coding sequence ATGCCGATCATTGAGGCGAAGCAAGTGACCAAGATATTCGGTAACGACCCGAAACGGGCCCTCCCGCTGCTGAAGCAAGGGTGGTCGAAGGAAAAGATCCTGGCCGAGACGGAGCTGACCGTCGGCGTGAACCGGGTGGATTTCTCGATCGAGCCCGGCGAAATTTTCGTCATCATGGGGTTGTCGGGCAGCGGGAAGTCGACGTTGGTACGGCTGTTGAACCGATTGATCGAGCCGACGGACGGGCAAGTGCTGATCGACGGGAAAGACATCGTGAAAGCGGACGCGGAGCAGCTGCGCGAAATCCGCCGGAAGCAAATCAGTATGGTGTTTCAGAAATTCGCCTTATTCCCGCATCGTACCGTCTTGGAAAATGTTGAATACGGCCTCGAGGTTCAAGGAGAGCCGAAGAAGCAGCGCCGCGAGAAGGCGATGCAAGCCTTAGAGCTCGTAGGCCTGAGCGGCTGGGAACATAAGAAGCCGGATGAGCTGAGCGGCGGCATGCAGCAGCGGGTCGGACTCGCGCGAGGACTCGCCAACGACCCGGACGTGCTGCTCATGGACGAAGCGTTCAGCGCGCTCGATCCGTTGATCCGCAAGGACATGCAAGATGAGCTGCTGCAGCTCCAAGCGCAGATGAAGAAGACGATCGTCTTCATTACCCACGACTTGGACGAGGCGCTGCGCATCGGCGACCGGATCGCGCTCATGAAGGACGGCGCCGTCGTTCAGATCGGTACGCCGGAACAAATCTTGACGAATCCGGCGAACGATTACGTCGAACGGTTCGTCGAGGACGTCGACTTATCCAAGGTGCTGACGGCGGCTCACGTCATGCGGCGGCCGGAGACGGTATCGCCCGACCGAGGTCCGCGGGTCGCGCTGCAGCTCATGAAGGAAAGGGGCGTCTCCAGTCTCTATGTCGTCAATAACGAGCGCAATCTGCTCGGCGTCGTTACGGCGGACGACGCGTCGTCCGCGGTGAAGGACGGGAAGACGCTGCATGACATTATGATCAAGGACGTGCCCGAGGTGCGTCCCGACACGGTCTTGAACGATTTATTTCAAATCATGAGCGACACCCGCGTGCCGGTCGCGGTCGTCGACGAGCAGAACAAGCTGCGCGGCATCATTATCCGAGGCTCCGTCCTCGGCGCGCTCGCCGGCAATCAAAACGTGGGAGGAGGGTAA
- a CDS encoding ABC transporter permease, translating to MGIPRIPLGKWVEALESWLENHVQPLFDVIRLVIASVVDGFEFVFQTIPAPITILLLTGIAYALGRWRLAVFTAVGFLLIWNMGLWDPTMQTLALVLTSAVISIVLGVPIGIWCAQSNTVRNVVTPILDFMQTMPAFVYLIPAVSFFSLGVVPGVIASVIFAIPPTIRLTNLGIRQVPKDLVEAAEAFGSTPTQKLVKLQLPLAVPSIMAGVNQTIMLSLSMVVIASMIGAQGVGSKVYQAITQVKTGVGFEAGLAVVILAIVLDRFTHHLVHRKGRGSNV from the coding sequence ATGGGAATTCCCAGAATACCGTTAGGGAAATGGGTCGAAGCATTGGAGTCGTGGTTGGAAAACCATGTCCAGCCTTTGTTCGACGTTATACGGCTGGTTATCGCTTCCGTCGTGGACGGATTCGAATTCGTGTTCCAAACGATCCCGGCTCCGATCACGATCCTGCTGCTTACGGGCATCGCATACGCCCTCGGGCGCTGGCGGCTCGCGGTCTTTACGGCGGTCGGGTTTCTGCTCATCTGGAATATGGGACTGTGGGATCCGACGATGCAGACGTTGGCGCTGGTGCTCACCTCGGCCGTCATCTCGATCGTGCTCGGCGTCCCGATCGGCATCTGGTGCGCGCAGAGCAATACGGTTCGGAACGTCGTCACGCCGATTCTCGACTTCATGCAGACGATGCCTGCGTTCGTGTACCTGATCCCGGCGGTGTCCTTCTTCTCGCTGGGCGTCGTGCCGGGCGTCATCGCTTCCGTCATCTTCGCCATCCCGCCGACGATTCGGCTGACCAACCTCGGCATTCGGCAGGTGCCGAAGGATTTGGTGGAAGCGGCCGAAGCGTTCGGCTCCACCCCGACGCAGAAGCTGGTGAAGCTGCAGCTGCCGCTGGCCGTGCCTTCGATCATGGCCGGGGTGAATCAGACGATCATGCTGTCGCTCTCCATGGTCGTCATCGCTTCGATGATCGGGGCGCAAGGCGTCGGGTCGAAAGTTTATCAAGCGATTACCCAGGTCAAGACGGGGGTCGGGTTCGAAGCGGGCCTCGCGGTCGTCATCCTGGCGATCGTGCTCGATCGATTCACACATCATCTTGTTCATAGGAAAGGGAGAGGATCGAATGTTTAA
- a CDS encoding glycine betaine ABC transporter substrate-binding protein: MFKKSMGKSVALLLGASLIAAGCSTGGAAKKELTLAYVAWDSEIASTHVVEYVLENELGYEVEMLQVDAGPMWTGVSDGSADAMVAAWLPSTHESYYKDNEGKFVDLGPNLDGTKVGLVVPAYMDVASIEDLKKPEVAELVDSTIIGIEPGAGIMMATQEALPAYGLEGWTLLESSSAAMATELQSAYKDQKPIIVTGWTPHWKFGKMDLKYLEDPQGVYGGDEQIHTIVRKDLEKDHPDAYKLLDAFNWTPDEMAAVMVDIQEGAEPADAAKAWVEANEDKVKSWLE, translated from the coding sequence ATGTTTAAGAAGTCTATGGGGAAAAGTGTCGCGCTCTTGCTGGGGGCTTCGCTGATCGCGGCGGGCTGCTCTACGGGCGGCGCGGCGAAGAAGGAGCTGACGCTCGCTTACGTCGCTTGGGATTCGGAGATCGCGAGCACGCATGTAGTCGAATACGTGTTGGAGAACGAGCTCGGATACGAAGTGGAGATGCTCCAAGTCGACGCGGGTCCGATGTGGACGGGCGTCTCGGACGGCAGCGCGGACGCGATGGTCGCCGCGTGGCTCCCGTCCACGCATGAGAGCTATTATAAGGATAACGAAGGGAAGTTCGTCGACCTCGGACCGAACTTGGACGGAACCAAAGTCGGGTTGGTCGTTCCCGCGTACATGGACGTCGCCTCGATCGAGGATCTGAAGAAGCCGGAGGTCGCCGAGCTCGTGGACAGCACGATCATCGGGATCGAACCGGGCGCGGGCATCATGATGGCTACGCAAGAGGCGCTTCCCGCCTATGGCCTCGAAGGTTGGACGCTGCTCGAAAGCTCGTCCGCCGCGATGGCGACGGAGCTGCAATCCGCGTATAAGGATCAGAAGCCGATCATCGTAACGGGTTGGACGCCGCACTGGAAGTTCGGGAAGATGGATTTGAAATACCTCGAAGACCCGCAGGGCGTCTACGGCGGAGACGAGCAAATTCATACGATCGTGCGGAAGGACTTGGAGAAGGATCATCCGGACGCGTACAAGCTGCTCGACGCTTTCAACTGGACGCCGGACGAGATGGCGGCCGTCATGGTCGACATCCAAGAAGGCGCGGAGCCCGCGGATGCCGCGAAGGCATGGGTAGAGGCGAACGAGGACAAAGTGAAGTCGTGGTTGGAGTAA
- the yidC gene encoding membrane protein insertase YidC yields the protein METSTASAGAFGFARLRRPIAIALLIGIALALSGCGATTAPIDANSAGWFDHYFVYSFSRLISYFARLFHGDYGLSIILVTVLIRLALMPLMMRQLKSSSEMQSKMKRLQPELQELQEKYKDKGADRAAQQAKSQEMMALYRKHQFNPLAVGCLPALIQLPILLGFYYAIRRTPEIASHSFLWFNLGHPDLILPFLAAAVYFVQFKVSQTGSAPANGQQKQMAFLGLLSPVMMGLFSFTAPAALPLYWTVGGMIVVAQTWIGKKLYRSEEA from the coding sequence ATGGAAACTTCGACCGCATCGGCCGGAGCGTTCGGATTCGCCCGTCTGCGGCGTCCGATCGCTATCGCCCTGCTGATCGGAATCGCGCTCGCGTTGAGCGGCTGCGGCGCGACGACCGCCCCGATCGACGCCAACAGCGCCGGTTGGTTCGACCATTACTTCGTCTATTCGTTTTCCCGTCTAATCTCCTATTTCGCACGTCTGTTTCACGGGGATTACGGCTTATCCATTATCCTGGTGACCGTCTTGATCCGTCTGGCGCTCATGCCGCTGATGATGCGGCAGCTGAAGAGCTCGTCGGAGATGCAGTCCAAGATGAAACGTCTCCAACCGGAGCTCCAAGAGCTGCAGGAGAAATATAAGGACAAGGGAGCGGATCGCGCCGCCCAACAAGCCAAGTCGCAAGAGATGATGGCGTTGTATCGGAAGCATCAATTCAATCCGCTCGCTGTCGGTTGCTTGCCTGCCTTGATCCAACTGCCGATATTATTAGGCTTCTACTACGCTATCCGCCGAACGCCCGAAATCGCGTCCCATTCGTTCCTTTGGTTTAACCTGGGACATCCGGACTTGATCCTGCCGTTCCTCGCCGCCGCGGTGTATTTCGTACAATTCAAGGTATCCCAGACGGGCTCCGCCCCGGCGAACGGACAGCAGAAGCAGATGGCGTTCCTCGGCTTGCTGTCCCCCGTTATGATGGGCTTGTTTTCCTTCACCGCCCCCGCCGCGCTGCCGCTGTATTGGACGGTCGGCGGCATGATCGTCGTCGCCCAGACGTGGATCGGCAAGAAGCTGTACAGAAGCGAAGAAGCCTAA
- a CDS encoding YkgJ family cysteine cluster protein has product MESLPCQGCKGLCCGPVPITKDERKRILKKIRSMPPKERAALQKQERFYGTCIFYDLDRDRCGIHAARPAVCRAFGYYKNLVCFRKPEAASKGLWLQHPSDYEGVLSEDFTWKDFA; this is encoded by the coding sequence ATGGAAAGTCTGCCTTGTCAGGGGTGCAAGGGTTTATGCTGCGGACCGGTACCGATCACCAAGGACGAACGCAAGCGTATCCTTAAGAAAATCCGATCGATGCCGCCGAAAGAGCGGGCGGCGCTGCAGAAGCAGGAGCGCTTCTACGGCACATGCATCTTCTACGACCTCGATCGGGACCGGTGCGGGATCCATGCCGCAAGACCGGCCGTGTGCCGGGCGTTCGGCTATTATAAGAATTTAGTTTGTTTCCGCAAGCCGGAAGCCGCTTCGAAGGGGCTTTGGCTGCAGCATCCCTCGGATTACGAGGGCGTGTTGAGCGAAGATTTCACTTGGAAGGACTTTGCGTAA
- a CDS encoding MGH1-like glycoside hydrolase domain-containing protein → MKSEKRSKHPFNLYLTSGEYMKVIGSQDGYFPDFGHHVANEMGGVWLHPIKLLDGFWLRVTDPSRGISVWARADEYATLPWGNTFRYDHGLGHIPVSIERVQFAPETEKGLVVRYEIYNSAAAETALELELLARTDLRPVWHSETIGVVDGPADEARALSSRLALAKDGDHDWYACVGTDLPGEQYSIGGQLYGPEFTSGNGAGISFRASVALAPGERFVFHLVVSGSTESGEACERTYRLLEDPAERQRLLEEKQAAYEAIRARASLEIEGDPDFCDVFAWAKWNTQWLVQRVDGIGRGLTAGSPTYPWWFGCDNAYALQGVLAVGDHRLALETAKLLLEFSKRANGNGRIIHEATTMGVVANPGNTQETAHYICLVWELYRWTGDRTVLEDNYEACGSGMDWLLGEMDPDGDGLPSGYGIIEIAGLNMELIDSAAYTAAAAGAMSRIAAELGAGEEAAAYAVLEKRLTRAVNETFWDEREGLFCDAVAPKKDLLPKVDDIVSMAERHGAEGVREALERQLSETEGLEADRGWLIQKNWVISTPMEAGVADRAKGERAVRNMRNEAFVGEYGSYLSAVLQQGTMTISTGAHAVAEARYGDPEAALELLRRMNRSFSTALPGSICEMSPDYGCIAQAWTLYALAVPVVMHLIGLQPEAHRRRVRLEPKVPASWEGRWIRLRDARVGDASLDIALRKEGGKLAVEIVNASGLTVVVSWNGRVVESAEADIRFALDR, encoded by the coding sequence ATGAAATCCGAAAAGCGAAGCAAACATCCGTTCAACCTCTATCTTACGTCCGGCGAGTATATGAAGGTTATCGGCTCGCAGGACGGGTATTTCCCGGACTTCGGCCATCATGTGGCGAACGAGATGGGCGGCGTCTGGCTGCACCCGATCAAGCTGTTGGACGGCTTCTGGCTTCGCGTGACCGACCCGTCCCGCGGCATCTCCGTTTGGGCAAGGGCGGACGAGTATGCGACGCTGCCTTGGGGGAATACGTTCCGCTACGATCATGGGTTGGGGCATATCCCCGTCTCGATCGAGCGAGTCCAGTTCGCGCCGGAGACGGAGAAGGGGCTTGTCGTTCGCTACGAAATCTACAATTCCGCAGCTGCCGAGACGGCGCTCGAGCTGGAGCTGCTGGCGCGAACCGATCTTCGCCCGGTATGGCATTCCGAGACGATCGGCGTCGTCGACGGGCCGGCCGACGAAGCGCGGGCGCTGTCGAGTCGTCTGGCGCTGGCGAAGGACGGCGACCATGATTGGTACGCTTGCGTCGGCACGGATTTGCCCGGCGAACAATATAGCATAGGCGGGCAGCTGTACGGGCCCGAATTCACGAGCGGCAACGGCGCGGGCATCTCGTTCCGTGCGTCCGTCGCGTTGGCGCCGGGAGAGCGTTTCGTCTTCCATCTCGTCGTGTCGGGCTCCACCGAGAGCGGCGAGGCATGCGAGCGGACGTATCGGCTGCTCGAGGACCCCGCCGAGCGGCAGCGGCTGCTCGAAGAGAAACAAGCCGCTTACGAGGCGATTCGCGCGCGAGCGTCGCTCGAGATCGAAGGCGATCCGGATTTCTGCGACGTCTTCGCGTGGGCGAAGTGGAATACGCAATGGCTCGTCCAACGCGTGGACGGCATCGGCCGGGGGCTGACGGCAGGGTCGCCGACGTACCCGTGGTGGTTCGGCTGCGACAACGCGTACGCGCTGCAGGGCGTATTGGCCGTCGGCGACCATCGACTCGCGCTCGAGACGGCGAAGCTGCTGCTGGAATTTTCGAAGCGGGCGAACGGCAACGGGCGCATCATTCACGAGGCGACGACGATGGGCGTCGTCGCGAATCCGGGCAATACGCAGGAGACGGCGCATTATATTTGTCTCGTCTGGGAGCTGTACCGCTGGACGGGCGATCGAACCGTGCTCGAGGATAACTACGAAGCTTGCGGCAGCGGCATGGACTGGCTGCTCGGCGAGATGGACCCGGACGGCGACGGCCTCCCTTCGGGTTATGGCATTATCGAAATCGCGGGACTGAATATGGAGTTGATCGACTCCGCCGCGTATACCGCCGCCGCGGCGGGGGCGATGTCGCGAATCGCCGCGGAGCTTGGCGCCGGGGAGGAAGCCGCGGCTTACGCCGTGTTGGAGAAGCGGCTGACCCGCGCCGTGAACGAGACGTTCTGGGACGAACGCGAGGGGCTCTTCTGCGACGCAGTCGCTCCGAAGAAGGACTTGCTGCCGAAGGTCGACGACATCGTCTCGATGGCGGAACGCCACGGCGCCGAGGGGGTCCGCGAGGCGCTGGAGCGGCAGCTAAGCGAGACGGAGGGGCTCGAAGCGGACCGCGGGTGGCTCATTCAGAAAAACTGGGTCATCTCGACGCCGATGGAAGCGGGCGTCGCCGATCGGGCGAAGGGCGAGCGCGCCGTGCGGAACATGCGAAACGAGGCGTTCGTCGGCGAATACGGCTCGTACTTGTCGGCCGTGCTGCAGCAAGGGACGATGACGATCAGCACGGGCGCGCATGCGGTGGCGGAAGCCCGATACGGCGACCCCGAGGCGGCGCTCGAGTTGCTGCGGCGAATGAACCGCTCCTTCTCGACGGCGCTGCCGGGGTCGATCTGCGAGATGTCGCCGGACTACGGCTGCATCGCGCAGGCGTGGACGCTGTACGCGCTCGCCGTGCCCGTCGTCATGCATCTCATCGGGCTGCAGCCCGAAGCGCATCGAAGGCGCGTTCGGCTCGAGCCGAAGGTGCCCGCCTCCTGGGAAGGGCGCTGGATCCGCCTTCGCGACGCGCGGGTCGGCGATGCGTCGCTGGATATCGCGCTGCGCAAGGAAGGCGGGAAGCTCGCCGTCGAGATCGTCAACGCGTCGGGCCTTACGGTCGTCGTGTCATGGAACGGACGGGTCGTCGAATCGGCGGAAGCCGATATTCGATTCGCGTTGGATCGATAG
- a CDS encoding 6-phosphogluconolactonase, which translates to MELMIESSYDALSESAARLVETALARKSDALICLPTGHTPLGLFRKLTESPKAPERWRGATVVALDEYLGVRPEQPHSLIGWLRRELLDGLEIGNDRLLRVDPVHPEPSAACAALDREIEERGGIELTVLGLGPNGHIGFNEPGTAADSATRVVRLAEASIASNAAYWKARGGYEPEYGLTLGMGTILRHSKTIALLVSGAHKADIFQQFLRQSPSPAIPATLLKQASRLIVLADEAAAGKSEIRQTEDR; encoded by the coding sequence ATGGAACTTATGATCGAATCATCTTACGATGCCTTAAGCGAATCCGCGGCTCGACTCGTCGAGACGGCGCTGGCGCGCAAGTCCGACGCCCTGATCTGCTTGCCGACGGGCCATACGCCGCTCGGCCTGTTCCGGAAGCTGACCGAATCTCCGAAAGCGCCCGAACGGTGGCGCGGCGCGACGGTCGTCGCGTTGGACGAATACTTGGGCGTTCGACCGGAGCAGCCGCACTCCTTGATCGGTTGGCTGCGGCGGGAGCTGCTGGACGGGCTCGAGATCGGGAACGATCGTCTCCTGCGCGTCGACCCGGTGCATCCGGAGCCGTCGGCGGCTTGCGCCGCGCTCGATCGCGAGATCGAAGAGCGCGGCGGCATCGAGCTGACCGTGCTGGGGCTCGGGCCGAACGGGCATATCGGCTTCAACGAGCCGGGAACGGCGGCCGACTCGGCCACCCGAGTCGTGCGATTGGCGGAAGCGTCGATCGCGTCGAACGCGGCGTATTGGAAAGCCCGCGGCGGCTACGAGCCGGAGTACGGCCTTACGCTCGGCATGGGAACGATTTTGCGGCACTCCAAGACGATTGCGCTGCTCGTTTCCGGAGCGCATAAGGCGGACATTTTCCAACAATTCCTACGGCAATCCCCATCCCCTGCGATTCCCGCGACGCTGCTGAAGCAGGCTTCGAGGCTGATCGTCCTCGCGGACGAGGCGGCCGCAGGGAAAAGCGAGATCCGCCAAACGGAGGACCGATAA